The Rhododendron vialii isolate Sample 1 chromosome 5a, ASM3025357v1 genome contains a region encoding:
- the LOC131327749 gene encoding uncharacterized protein LOC131327749, translating to MIPLRFLSKMGTYRIQLEGVTVDVRVVNRAEVIAIGLAELKPLIGLTTAVGLMVKFEASIKNPLMLQLCVGTRCLLIQLGSLDSIPQCLKDFLGDPEICFVGVGMSEGLSGLKTYCRIECKSGIELCELVAMLLKMPRYLSGGPGLGTLSDAAGLGAVHCPKTVKFDCRAKVFNDEELMFAIHSVYCSHKIGSKMLAMLL from the coding sequence ATGATACCACTGAGGTTCCTGTCAAAAATGGGTACATACAGGATCCAACTTGAGGGCGTAACCGTTGATGTACGCGTAGTGAATCGTGCAGAAGTGATCGCCATAGGCCTGGCTGAGTTAAAACCTCTGATTGGATTGACGACTGCTGTAGGCCTCATGGTTAAGTTTGAGGCCAGTATCAAAAACCCTCTAATGCTTCAACTTTGTGTCGGAACTCGTTGCCTGTTGATCCAGCTGGGTAGCTTGGATTCAATTCCTCAGTGCCTGAAGGACTTTCTAGGAGACCCGGAAATTTGTTTCGTGGGTGTTGGTATGAGCGAAGGACTTTCTGGGCTCAAAACTTATTGTCGGATTGAATGCAAGAGCGGAATAGAACTTTGTGAGTTGGTTGCCATGCTTTTGAAGATGCCTCGTTATCTTTCTGGGGGCCCTGGGCTAGGAACGTTGTCGGATGCGGCTGGACTAGGAGCCGTGCATTGCCCAAAAACTGTGAAATTTGATTGTCGGGCTAAGGTTTTTAATGATGAAGAACTCATGTTTGCGATTCATTCAGTTTATTGTAGCCACAAGATCGGAAGCAAGATGTTGGCCATGCTTCTTTGA